Part of the Solwaraspora sp. WMMA2065 genome is shown below.
CCGCGCCGACATCACCGCCGAAGCCGGCCGCCGGGCGGCTGTCCGACCCGGCCGGTCGGCCACCACCCGGAGCTGGCGTAGGCCGTCGATCTGGACGAAAATGGAGCGTCGGTCGACGGCCTCGCCGCTGGCGTTGAGTTCGTAGCCGTCCAGCCAGACCCAACCCTGGTAGGTCGGCCAGTCGTGGACCCGGATCACCCGGAAGAGGAGCGGCTCGAGGAACTGCACGCTTGCCGCACGGGTCACGTGGAGGACGTCTCCTGAGCGGGGTAGTAGCACCGCTACTCCTGTTCCGAGCTGCCGTTGTCCGATTGCTGCCGGGCATGCGGATTCGCACCGGGCACTGTCGGATGCTCCACCGGTGGAGCCGGTGGTCAGACGGGCACGGCGTTGTGGGTGTCCGGACAGCAGGCACCGTCGCGGTACGGCGCAACCGCGGCGGATACGATCTTGGATGAACGCTGAGTGATCTGGGGCCTACGCAAAGGGTGCACTACCATCGCCTTCGATGCAAGTTGCAAAGTGGTTTTGGCGCGATGCGAAAATCACTCAGTCGATTGCTGCTTGAAGTCCTACGTGTACGGGCGGCAGACTGAACAGGCTTTCTTCCGCGTCGGCCTCCCTCCCCGTCCACGCACGACCGCTCGCGACGTAACCCCCGTCGCCCCTCAACCGCGTGCGCGGGGTCCGGCCGACTGCCCCATACACCCCTGACCGGAGGTGACCGGTGACCGAGCGCCGAAGCCCAACCGTCCGTCGCCGCCGTCTCGGCGCCGAACTGCGCCGGCGGCGGGAAGCCGCGAAAGTCACGATCGATGCGGTGGCCGAACGACTGGAGTGCTCCGCCTCCAAGGTCTCCCGGATCGAGACGGGACACACCACCGCGACTCCCCGGGACGTCCGCGACATGCTGGAGATCTACGGCGTGACCGGTGTCGAGGCCGAGGAGCTGGTGCAGATCGCCCGGGAAGCTCGGCAGAAGGGCTGGTGGCATCCGTACTCCACGGTGCTCACCGGCGCGTACGTCGGGTTCGAGGCGGCGGCCCGGTCGGTCCGGGCGTACGAGCAGCAGGTGGTTCCCGGTCTGCTGCAGACCGCCGACTACGCCCAGGCGATGATCCGCTCGGCCCGACCCGACATCACCGACGAAGAAGTTGCCCACCGCGTCCATGTCCGACTGAAGCGTCAGTCGTTACTGACACAGGAAGATCAGATCGATGTATGGGCGGTGCTCGATGAGGCGGTGCTGAGTCGGCCGGTCGGCGGCGACGCGGTGATGCGCGCCCAACTGCACCGCCTCGTCGAGGCGGCGGACCTGCCGAACGTGACCCTGCAGGTCCTTCCGTTCGAGGTGGGGGCACACGCGGGAATGGACGGGACGTTCACCATCCTCGACTTTCCGGAGCCCAGCGACGCGGATGTCGTCTACGCGGAGAACGCCACCGGTGGGCTCTTCCTGGAGAAGACCGAAGAACTACGCAAATACATATTTATCTTCGATCACATACGCGCGGCGGCACTCACTCCCGAGGAGTCCGTCGCGATGATCGCTGAACGCGCGAAGGAGCCATTGTGGACATCGAGGTCAAGGGGCTTCGGGTAGACCTGACCCGTGCGGCCTGGCGAAAGAGCTCGCGCAGCGGGCCGAACTGCGACAACTGCGTGGAGATCGCGTTCGTCGACCAGGCCATCGCGGTTCGCGACTCGAAGAACCCGACCGGAGCGGTCCTGATCTTCACTTCCGACGAGTGGGACGCCTTCCTCGGCGGTGCCCGGGACGGCGAGTTCGACCTGGACTGACCCACGGTTGAGCCCCGGGCGCGTCCCGGGGCTCAACCGTGCCCAGCTTGCTCAGCCAGCGCGCTGTGCCGCAGCGCATGCCGCACCCCGACCGCGACCAGCAGGATCACCGCCACCGTCAGCACCAGCGCGTCGGCCACCGCCCCCAGCCCTGGCACACCACCGAAGTACCGCGCCGCCACCGGCACCAGCGCCACCGCCGTCACCTGCACCGGCAACGCCACCAACGGGTGCGCCGCGCGGGCCAGCAGCCCTGGCGGACTCGGCGCGGCGGGCGCGGTGACGAATGCCGCCGATCCGCCGTACAGCCGCCGCAGGCGCGGCAGGGTCACCACCGCGACCGCCGCCGCCGGCACAGCGACCAGCAACACCTGTGCGCTGGCCGCCCCGCCACCGATCAACCCGGCGATCCCACCCAGGCCGGCCAGCACGAACGCGGTCAGCCAGCCGACCCGGCGCCGCAGCGCGGCCGGGCTGCCCGCCGACGGCAGCGACTCGGCGATCACGGCGGCGGCGAGCCAGCCACCGGTCAACGCCAACCAGCCGACCAGAGCGATGTCCATGCTCCGAATCCTGCCGGCCGGTCGACGTCGGCACCTCCGGGCGCAGCCCTGGTCGACCCCTCAACGGTCACCCGTAGGGGTGCCGGCAGGCTGAGTCGTCCGCTGGCTACTACAGCGTCCGTACGTGGAAGCCACCGTCGACGTCGAGCACCTGACCGGTGCTGAACGGCAGCAGGTCGGTGGCGACCGCCACCACCGCCCGCCCGACGTCGTCCGGCTGGCCCCAGCGGCGGATCGGCGTCAGACCCTGTTTGAAGATCAGGTCGTCGTACTTCGACTGGACCGGGCCGGTCATGTCGGTGGCGACGATGCCGGGCCGGATCTCGTAGACGTTGATGCCGTGCTCAGCGAGGCGGGCGGCGTACAACTGGGTGGTCATCGCCAGGCCGGCCTTGGCCACGCAGTAGTCGCCCCGGTTGACGCTCGCCGTGTAGGCGCTGATCGACGAGACGATGACGATCTTCGGCGCGGTGACGGTGCCGGCCGCCACCATGTCGATCATGGCTCGGCTGACCTGCTGGGTCAGAAAATAGGGACCCTTCAGATTGATGTCGATCAGCCGGTCGAAGGACTCCTCCGTCGCGTCGAGCAGGTCCGCCCGCACATCTGGGGCCACACCGGCGTTGTTGACCAGCAGATCGATCCGGCCGAAGGTCGCGACGGTCTGATCGACCAGCCGTTGCCGGTCCGCGCCGACCGACACATCCGCGCCGACCAGTAGCGCCCGCCGGCCGGCCGCCTCGATCTGCTCGCCGGCCTGCTGGGCTGCCGTCGCGTTCCGGGCGTAGTTGACCACGACGTCGTACCCGGCGGCGGCGAGCGACAGCACGATCCCGCGCCCGATCCCCCGGGAACCGCCGGTGACGATGGCGACCCGCGCGGAGGCGGTCACCGCCCGCCCCCGACGGTGCCCGCGCTGTCGGCGCTGCCCGTGCCGTCGGTGGCGTCGGCGTCGGCCGGGCCGAAGAACGTGTAGTACGGCTCGTCGCGGGCCACCCGCTGCAGGTAGAGCGCCAGTTCGCGGGCGTGGTAGTCGCCCCACATGCTCGACTCGCCGTGCGGCACCCGGCTGCCGGCCGGCACGTGGTCCCAGCCGTTCGGTCGGTGGTAGATCGAGTGCAGGATCAGTCCCTGGTGGCGGGTGTCAGTGCTCAGGTACGGCTCGTCGAACAGGGTGCCGGCCACGGTCAGCCCGGCCTGCCAGTAGCGGCGACCGGCGTCGGGCTGCCCGGCACCGGTCAGGTAGCGGCCGAGTCGCAGCAGCCCCTGTGCGCCGATGCAGGCGGCTGACGAATCGACCGGCTCATGATCGTTGTACGGGTCCGCCGGGCGATCCAGGTAGTCGCCGAGCGAGGCCAGGCCGGGTGCGCCGGTGTCCCAGTACGGGATGCCGTCGGTCGGGGTGTGTTCGAGGTAGAAGTCGCAGGTGGCGGTGGCGGCCCGCAGCATCATCGCGGTCACCTCGGCCCGCCCGCCGTACGGTTCGAGGTCGCCGTCCGGCAGCACGGCCAGGTATTCCAGCTGCTCCGGGAAGCCGAGCATCGCCCAGGCCAGCCCGCGCGTCCAGGTGGTGAACGGTGAGTAGCCCTGCTGGGTGCTCGGGCAGCGGAACCGGCCGTCATTGACGTTGAAGATCGACTCGTGGGCGGTGCGACCCCGGATGTCGTAGCTGTCCCGCCCCTCGCCGTAGAAGACGTTGTACCGGGCGGTGTTGGTGGCATGCTCGATCAGCCGGCCGAGCAGCGAGATTCGCTCGTCCTGTTCACCCATGAGCGCGTGGCCGAGCAGGTGGGACACCGCCAGCGCACGGCAGGAGCGGATGGTGTCGACGAACAGCGACTGCGGCCCGTTGAACGAGTAGACGTAGCCGGTGCCGTCGGCGGTGTCCCGCCAGCGGGCCGCCTGGACCGCCCCGGTCAGCTTCAACGCCAGCTCGTAGAAGTCGCGCTCGGCCCGGTCGTGCGGGAGCCGCCCCTCGGCCATCAGCCGCCACAGGTTGCCGTACGTGCTGACATTGTTGAAGCCGTGGTCGTGCACGCCGATGTGGCTGACGTGGCTGGCCATCACGGCGACGGTCAACTCGCGGGCGGAGTCCAGGAATCGCTGCTCGCCGGTGGCGTCGAACTGCAACAGGGCCGAACCGTACTGGAAGCCCTGGGTCCACTCGGTCCAGCCGCGCGCGGCGTACCGGCCGTCGACGGTGAAGACCGGCGACGCCGACCCGGGCGGGCAGGTCTTCTCGATCGAGTCGATCTTGTGGGCGGAGGCTTCCCAGAGGCGGTCGATCCTGGGTTGCAGGCTGGCCGGGGTCAGCGAGTCGTCGATCCGAATCATCGGATCAGCATAGGAAAGCGCTTGCCTAGGCGGAAGACCTGACCACCGGACCCCACGTCCCGCTACGCGACGAGTTCGACCCGGCAGTACGCGCTCGCCGCGCGGGCGAGTTTGCCGTCGGCGGTCACCAGCGTCAGGGCGCGGCGTTCCGCGAGGGCGACGTAGGGGGCGTCGTACGCGCTGATGTTCGCCTTGACCTGCCACATCCGGGTGAGCAGGTCGTCGATCGGGACGGTGTCGACGCCGAGGCGGCTGATCCGGTCGACCGCCCGCGCCGCCGTCTCGTTGGTGATCTTTCCGCCGAGGGCGAGCCCTCGCATGACGGAGAAGACCTCGACCTTCCAGTGCTCCGGTGCCGCCCACTCGGGGTCTCGGCTCAGGACAACGCGGGCCTTGCGGCCGCGGTCGTCGCTGTAGACGAGCGCGCTGGCGAGGACCGAGGCGTCGACGACGATCACCCGACGTCTCGCCCGGAGTGCGCGGAGTCCGGGAAATCCCGTTCAGCGCGGGAACGGGCGAGCAGGTCGGAGGCGTCCGGCGCGGTCGGTCCGGCTCCGCCGCTGCGGTCGTCGAGTTCGTCGCCGAGCTCGGTGAGGAGTTGCCGGTTGCGGCAGAAGTCGGCCTGACGGTTGAGGACTGCCAGCAGGTACGCCTGCAGCGACTGGCCGCGCTCGCGGGCCTGCTGGGCCAGGAGGTCCCGTACCTCCTCTGGCACGTCGCGGATGGTGAGCACTACAGCCATGACTTCATTTTGAATGCGTTATGACTGCAGGGTCAAGTCAACCTCGGGATTGGCTGGTGGACTGTGAACCCGATCTCGCGCTCGCGCATAGAGATAGCTGAGAGGATGCAGACAGGAAGGAAAGATGATCGTGAACCTATCGCCACCGCTGGGCTCCGGGTGAGGGGCATTGCGGCGGAGTCGACCAATGATGCTGCGATCATCGTCGCGTCGCTCGACGACCCCGATCGATTCGCGCAGGTGTACGAGAAGCACGCCGGGATGTTGTACGGCTATGCCTACCGACGGGTGGGCCGGGAGATTGCCGAGGACGTCGTCGCGGACGCGTTCGTGGCCGCGTTCCGCGCCCGGCACACCTACGACCCTGGCTATCCCAACGCGTTTCCGTGGCTGCTCGCGATCGTGCACCGTGAGTTGGCCCGACATTACCGCGCCGAGAGCGCCCGGTACCGGGCGTATCTGCGGGTGAAGCCCGACGGTGGCGAAGAGGCATTGGCGGATCGGGTGGCAGCCGCAGCGTCTGCCCAGGCGTGGCGAGGACCGTTGGCCACGG
Proteins encoded:
- a CDS encoding helix-turn-helix transcriptional regulator, coding for MTERRSPTVRRRRLGAELRRRREAAKVTIDAVAERLECSASKVSRIETGHTTATPRDVRDMLEIYGVTGVEAEELVQIAREARQKGWWHPYSTVLTGAYVGFEAAARSVRAYEQQVVPGLLQTADYAQAMIRSARPDITDEEVAHRVHVRLKRQSLLTQEDQIDVWAVLDEAVLSRPVGGDAVMRAQLHRLVEAADLPNVTLQVLPFEVGAHAGMDGTFTILDFPEPSDADVVYAENATGGLFLEKTEELRKYIFIFDHIRAAALTPEESVAMIAERAKEPLWTSRSRGFG
- a CDS encoding DUF397 domain-containing protein, producing MDIEVKGLRVDLTRAAWRKSSRSGPNCDNCVEIAFVDQAIAVRDSKNPTGAVLIFTSDEWDAFLGGARDGEFDLD
- a CDS encoding 3-ketoacyl-ACP reductase encodes the protein MTASARVAIVTGGSRGIGRGIVLSLAAAGYDVVVNYARNATAAQQAGEQIEAAGRRALLVGADVSVGADRQRLVDQTVATFGRIDLLVNNAGVAPDVRADLLDATEESFDRLIDINLKGPYFLTQQVSRAMIDMVAAGTVTAPKIVIVSSISAYTASVNRGDYCVAKAGLAMTTQLYAARLAEHGINVYEIRPGIVATDMTGPVQSKYDDLIFKQGLTPIRRWGQPDDVGRAVVAVATDLLPFSTGQVLDVDGGFHVRTL
- a CDS encoding type II toxin-antitoxin system VapC family toxin, which translates into the protein MIVVDASVLASALVYSDDRGRKARVVLSRDPEWAAPEHWKVEVFSVMRGLALGGKITNETAARAVDRISRLGVDTVPIDDLLTRMWQVKANISAYDAPYVALAERRALTLVTADGKLARAASAYCRVELVA
- a CDS encoding RNA polymerase sigma factor, coding for MNPISRSRIEIAERMQTGRKDDREPIATAGLRVRGIAAESTNDAAIIVASLDDPDRFAQVYEKHAGMLYGYAYRRVGREIAEDVVADAFVAAFRARHTYDPGYPNAFPWLLAIVHRELARHYRAESARYRAYLRVKPDGGEEALADRVAAAASAQAWRGPLATALARLGRKERDVLLLVAWGDLSYEEVARVMQIPIGTVRSRLNRARRRMRDVLESDPARSTLTGTEREERWWRRWSRA